The following proteins are co-located in the Roseovarius arcticus genome:
- a CDS encoding metal ABC transporter permease yields MILDDFMVRAALAGIGTALAAAPLGCFVVWRRMAYFGDATAHAAILGVALSLALSLPIFAGALVVALAMAVLVTLLSGRGRGVDTVLGVLAHSALAFGLVGVSFLHGVRIDVMSFLFGDILSVSRGDLGVIWGGAALVLGLVCWRWSALLTATLDSDLARAAGIDPRREELILTLALAIVVAVAIKVVGALLITALLIIPAATARPFARTPEGMAVAATLLAMTAAWAGLHASYALDTPTGPTIVCVSAILFAGSSVIAALRRA; encoded by the coding sequence ATGATCTTGGATGATTTCATGGTGCGCGCGGCGCTGGCCGGGATAGGCACGGCGTTGGCCGCCGCCCCGCTGGGCTGCTTTGTTGTGTGGCGGCGTATGGCCTATTTCGGAGATGCGACAGCCCATGCCGCAATCTTGGGCGTGGCGCTATCGCTCGCGTTATCGCTGCCGATCTTCGCCGGGGCGCTGGTCGTAGCGCTGGCAATGGCCGTGCTGGTGACGCTTTTGTCTGGGCGGGGACGCGGCGTGGATACGGTACTGGGGGTGCTGGCCCACTCGGCGCTGGCGTTCGGACTGGTGGGCGTGTCGTTCCTGCACGGGGTGCGGATCGACGTCATGTCGTTTCTTTTTGGCGACATCCTATCGGTGTCGCGCGGTGATCTGGGCGTGATCTGGGGCGGCGCGGCGCTGGTGCTGGGCCTCGTTTGCTGGCGCTGGTCCGCGCTGCTGACGGCCACGCTAGACTCCGATTTGGCCCGCGCCGCCGGGATCGACCCGCGACGCGAGGAGCTGATCCTGACGCTCGCGCTTGCCATAGTGGTGGCGGTCGCGATCAAGGTGGTCGGCGCCCTGTTGATCACTGCGCTGCTCATTATTCCAGCCGCAACCGCCCGTCCCTTTGCCCGCACGCCAGAGGGCATGGCCGTGGCCGCCACCCTTCTGGCAATGACTGCCGCCTGGGCGGGCCTGCACGCGTCCTATGCGCTGGACACACCGACGGGGCCGACAATTGTCTGCGTCAGCGCGATTTTGTTCGCAGGATCAAGCGTCATCGCGGCGCTTCGGCGCGCATAG
- a CDS encoding ATP-binding cassette domain-containing protein: MPQLRRGIPRMTAPLIETRGLGVRHGRALVLENVDFSIAPGEIVTIVGPNGSGKSTLLRALLGGVRPSAGRITRRPGLTFGYVPQRLALDPALPISVARFLGLPRRVAPAEARAALERAGVPDIAAQPMADLSGGQFQRVLLARAILGRPDLLMLDEGAAGLDQPGAASFYRRIEDVRRDTGCAVLLVSHDLHVVMSASDRVICLNGHVCCEGAPEVVAEAPVYRALFGEGTQGALALYRHHHDHVHGEECGHEHAAEENRP; the protein is encoded by the coding sequence ATGCCCCAGCTGCGCCGAGGTATCCCGCGCATGACCGCGCCGCTGATAGAAACAAGGGGACTAGGCGTGCGCCATGGCCGCGCGTTGGTGCTGGAGAATGTCGACTTCAGCATCGCCCCCGGCGAAATTGTCACGATCGTCGGCCCGAACGGTTCGGGCAAATCCACCCTGCTGCGCGCGCTGCTCGGTGGGGTTCGGCCCAGTGCCGGGCGCATCACGCGGCGGCCCGGTCTGACATTCGGCTATGTGCCGCAGCGTCTGGCGCTGGACCCTGCGCTGCCAATTTCGGTTGCTCGTTTTCTGGGACTGCCCCGCCGCGTCGCACCGGCGGAGGCGCGCGCCGCGCTAGAGCGGGCGGGCGTGCCCGATATCGCAGCGCAGCCCATGGCCGACCTATCGGGCGGGCAATTCCAGCGCGTCCTGCTGGCCCGCGCCATATTGGGCCGCCCCGACCTGCTGATGCTGGACGAGGGCGCGGCAGGGCTAGACCAGCCCGGCGCCGCGTCATTCTATCGCCGGATCGAGGATGTGCGCCGCGACACCGGCTGCGCCGTCCTGCTGGTCAGCCACGATTTGCACGTAGTGATGAGCGCGTCGGATCGCGTCATCTGCCTGAACGGGCATGTCTGCTGCGAGGGAGCGCCCGAGGTAGTGGCCGAAGCGCCCGTCTACCGCGCCCTCTTTGGCGAGGGCACGCAAGGTGCGCTGGCGCTCTACCGTCATCACCATGACCATGTGCATGGCGAGGAGTGTGGGCACGAACACGCCGCAGAGGAGAACCGCCCATGA
- a CDS encoding transcriptional repressor: protein MQMKAFDAHDHDGCINAGIVAAERHCAQHALQFTPVRRRVLEILLSDHKALGAYDILEHLRTDGLGSQPPVAYRALDFLVTHGFAHRIERLNAFIACSHGEDAHTPAFLICRVCKRVTEAETDPSTSELARAAKRAGFVIERTVREAEGLCPSCAEVSRA from the coding sequence ATGCAGATGAAAGCCTTCGACGCGCATGACCACGATGGCTGTATCAATGCGGGTATCGTCGCCGCCGAGCGGCACTGCGCCCAGCATGCGCTGCAATTCACGCCGGTCCGGCGCCGCGTGTTGGAAATTTTATTGAGCGACCACAAGGCGCTAGGCGCCTACGACATCCTCGAACATCTGCGCACCGATGGTCTTGGATCACAGCCGCCTGTCGCATACAGGGCGCTCGATTTTCTGGTCACCCACGGATTCGCCCACAGGATTGAACGACTAAACGCCTTCATTGCATGCTCCCACGGCGAAGATGCGCATACCCCCGCCTTCCTGATTTGCCGCGTCTGCAAGCGCGTGACCGAGGCCGAGACGGACCCATCCACCAGCGAGCTGGCACGTGCCGCAAAGCGCGCCGGATTTGTGATCGAGCGGACGGTGCGCGAGGCCGAGGGGCTATGCCCCAGCTGCGCCGAGGTATCCCGCGCATGA
- a CDS encoding zinc ABC transporter substrate-binding protein, with protein MSINACRSALAGAALILSSAVAAVADVPKVAVDIAPVQSLVARVMQGLGAPEQIVRQGASPHGYALRPSEARNLTEADAVFWIGPALEPWLERSIDTLAPDAVVVRLLDVPGTTVLEFRQGAQFVAHEDEGHDDDHEGHDHSGSDPHGWLDPENGKLWLNSVADELAKLDPDNADVYAANASAGKSEIDAAAAQIRQDLAPIANLRFVVFHDAYQYFEARFDLAALGAISAGDASDPGPARIEAVRGIIRDGRVDCVFSEPEFNQSFVETVIEGTEVKAAIIDPLGSQIAPGPEFYPALLRAVSDELVGCAK; from the coding sequence ATGTCCATCAATGCTTGCCGTTCTGCCCTTGCTGGCGCCGCGCTCATTTTATCCAGTGCGGTAGCTGCCGTCGCTGACGTCCCGAAGGTCGCGGTGGATATTGCGCCCGTGCAGTCGCTAGTCGCGCGGGTGATGCAAGGGCTTGGCGCGCCTGAGCAGATCGTGCGGCAGGGCGCGTCGCCGCATGGCTATGCCCTGCGCCCGTCCGAGGCGCGCAATCTGACCGAGGCGGATGCCGTCTTTTGGATCGGCCCCGCATTGGAGCCGTGGCTGGAGCGCAGCATAGACACGCTAGCGCCGGATGCGGTCGTTGTTCGACTACTGGACGTGCCCGGAACGACGGTGCTTGAGTTTCGGCAGGGCGCGCAATTCGTCGCCCATGAGGATGAGGGCCATGACGACGACCATGAAGGTCATGATCATTCAGGCAGCGATCCGCACGGGTGGCTTGACCCCGAGAATGGCAAGCTGTGGTTGAATTCCGTCGCAGATGAATTGGCCAAGTTGGACCCTGATAACGCAGACGTTTACGCCGCTAACGCAAGCGCCGGCAAATCCGAGATCGACGCCGCTGCGGCACAGATTCGTCAGGATCTGGCGCCGATCGCGAACTTGCGGTTCGTCGTTTTTCACGATGCCTACCAGTATTTCGAGGCCCGATTTGATCTGGCCGCACTGGGGGCGATTTCGGCGGGGGATGCGTCCGATCCCGGCCCTGCGCGGATCGAGGCTGTGCGCGGCATTATACGGGACGGCCGCGTTGACTGCGTGTTTTCGGAGCCAGAGTTCAACCAGTCGTTCGTAGAAACTGTGATTGAGGGTACGGAGGTCAAGGCGGCAATCATTGACCCGCTTGGCAGCCAAATCGCGCCCGGCCCAGAGTTTTATCCAGCGCTGCTGCGCGCAGTTTCAGACGAATTGGTCGGCTGCGCAAAATAG
- the purM gene encoding phosphoribosylformylglycinamidine cyclo-ligase: MTNPKTGVSYADAGVDIDAGNALVERIKPAAKRTARPGVMSGLGGFGALFDLKAAGYHDPVLVAATDGVGTKLRIAIDTGHVDGVGIDLVAMCVNDLVCQGAEPLFFLDYFATGKLEMEQAARIIEGIAEGCARSGAALIGGETAEMPGMYPAGDFDLAGFAVGAMERGATLPDGVVEGDVLLGLASDGVHSNGYSLVRKLVDMSGLGWDADCPWGDGTLGAALLTPTRLYVKSALAAIRAGGVHALAHITGGGLTENLPRVLPDGLGADIDLGAWDLPGVFGWLRQTGGMDEAELLKTFNCGIGMIISVDAARADELAELLAEQGETVHRLGHVTEGAGTRYSGALA; encoded by the coding sequence ATGACCAATCCCAAGACTGGTGTGAGCTATGCCGACGCAGGCGTTGATATCGACGCGGGCAACGCGCTGGTCGAGCGGATCAAGCCCGCGGCCAAGCGCACGGCGCGCCCCGGCGTCATGTCGGGCCTTGGCGGCTTTGGCGCTCTCTTTGATCTCAAGGCGGCGGGGTATCATGATCCGGTGTTGGTGGCGGCGACCGACGGGGTCGGCACCAAACTGCGTATCGCGATTGATACCGGGCATGTAGACGGCGTGGGGATTGATCTGGTCGCGATGTGCGTCAACGATCTGGTATGCCAGGGGGCCGAGCCGCTGTTCTTTCTCGACTATTTCGCCACCGGCAAGTTGGAGATGGAGCAGGCGGCACGCATTATTGAGGGTATCGCAGAAGGCTGCGCCCGTTCGGGCGCCGCGCTGATTGGCGGCGAGACGGCTGAGATGCCGGGCATGTACCCTGCTGGCGATTTCGATCTGGCAGGCTTTGCCGTTGGCGCGATGGAGCGGGGGGCGACTTTGCCTGATGGCGTGGTCGAGGGCGACGTGCTGCTGGGCCTCGCCAGCGATGGCGTCCATTCCAACGGCTACAGCCTCGTGCGCAAGCTGGTTGATATGTCGGGACTGGGCTGGGATGCGGATTGCCCTTGGGGCGACGGAACCCTTGGCGCCGCGCTGCTGACGCCCACGCGCCTTTATGTGAAATCCGCGCTGGCCGCGATCCGCGCAGGCGGCGTTCATGCGCTGGCCCACATCACTGGCGGCGGCCTTACCGAAAACCTGCCGCGCGTCCTGCCCGATGGTCTGGGCGCCGATATTGATCTGGGCGCGTGGGATCTGCCCGGCGTCTTTGGCTGGCTGCGCCAGACGGGCGGCATGGATGAGGCCGAACTGCTGAAAACCTTTAACTGCGGCATCGGCATGATCATCTCCGTCGATGCGGCCCGCGCCGATGAACTCGCCGAGTTGCTGGCCGAGCAGGGTGAGACTGTTCATCGCCTCGGCCATGTCACCGAGGGCGCGGGTACTCGGTATAGTGGCGCGCTGGCGTGA
- the purN gene encoding phosphoribosylglycinamide formyltransferase has translation MTQKVAILLSGGGSNMVALLDSMTGDNLARPALVLSNRADAGGLAKAAARGVPTEVVDHRPYGEDRGAFEDALHARIMEYAPDIICLAGFMRVLTEGFVARWQGRMINIHPSLLPKYRGLHTHARALDAGDAEAGCTVHEVTAALDDGPLLGQARVPILAEDTPETLAARVLVAEHQLYPAVLRRFAAGDRTQIHLP, from the coding sequence GTGACGCAGAAGGTTGCCATCCTTCTGTCCGGTGGTGGCTCCAATATGGTGGCGCTGCTGGATAGCATGACGGGCGATAACCTCGCGCGCCCTGCGCTGGTGCTATCAAACCGCGCGGATGCGGGCGGCCTTGCCAAGGCCGCGGCACGCGGCGTGCCAACCGAGGTGGTCGATCACCGGCCCTACGGCGAGGATCGCGGCGCGTTTGAGGACGCGCTGCACGCGCGCATTATGGAATATGCGCCCGACATCATCTGCCTCGCTGGTTTCATGCGCGTGCTTACCGAAGGGTTTGTGGCCCGGTGGCAGGGGCGTATGATCAACATTCATCCGTCGCTCCTGCCCAAATATCGCGGCCTGCACACCCATGCGCGGGCGCTGGACGCGGGCGACGCCGAGGCGGGCTGCACGGTGCACGAGGTGACGGCTGCGCTGGACGACGGACCTCTCTTGGGACAGGCGCGCGTGCCGATTTTGGCCGAAGATACGCCCGAAACCCTTGCTGCCCGGGTGCTGGTGGCCGAACATCAGCTTTATCCTGCCGTCTTGCGCCGTTTCGCCGCTGGTGATCGTACACAAATTCATTTGCCCTAG
- the rnd gene encoding ribonuclease D has product MQTITTTDALAEYCARAAQHPYVTVDTEFLRERTYYSKLCLVQLAYPGDGDETAVLVDPLSDGLSLEPLYTLFRDEAVVKVFHAARQDLEIFFVDAGLIPTPLFDSQVAAMVCGFGEQAGYETLVKRIAKAEVDKSSRFTDWSRRPLSDAQKSYALADVTHLRKIYEYLARELTKTGRDKWVAEEMAVLNAPETYVTQPEEAWQRIKTRNNSGKYLSIVRELARFRESYAQTRDIPRNRVYKDDALVELAATKPANVQDLGRSRLLMREARKGDIADGILKAVADGQAIPVDQQPKPDLSREKLQVNPAIADLLRVLLKGASDREGVASKLIATASDLDAIAAGQRGVAALSGWRHDVFGAEALRLCKGEIALRVKGATIETVEV; this is encoded by the coding sequence ATCCAGACCATCACCACGACCGACGCGCTGGCCGAATATTGTGCCCGCGCTGCCCAGCACCCCTATGTCACCGTCGACACTGAGTTTCTGCGCGAACGCACCTATTATTCCAAGTTGTGCCTTGTGCAACTGGCCTATCCGGGCGACGGCGATGAGACGGCCGTACTGGTCGATCCGCTCTCAGATGGTTTGTCACTAGAGCCGCTCTATACGCTTTTCCGGGATGAGGCCGTGGTCAAAGTATTCCACGCTGCTCGGCAGGATCTTGAGATCTTCTTTGTCGATGCGGGCCTGATCCCGACGCCGCTTTTTGACAGCCAAGTGGCCGCAATGGTCTGCGGCTTTGGCGAGCAGGCGGGATATGAGACGCTGGTCAAGCGGATTGCCAAAGCTGAGGTCGACAAATCCTCTCGCTTTACCGATTGGTCGCGCCGCCCTCTGAGCGATGCACAAAAAAGCTATGCGCTGGCCGACGTGACGCATCTGCGCAAAATCTATGAGTACCTCGCCCGCGAGCTGACCAAGACGGGCCGCGACAAGTGGGTGGCCGAGGAAATGGCCGTGCTGAATGCGCCCGAAACGTACGTGACCCAGCCCGAAGAGGCATGGCAGCGCATCAAGACGCGCAATAATTCGGGCAAGTATCTGTCTATCGTGCGCGAGTTGGCCCGCTTTCGCGAGAGCTATGCGCAGACGCGGGATATTCCGCGCAACCGTGTCTACAAGGACGATGCGCTGGTTGAATTAGCGGCGACCAAGCCCGCCAATGTGCAGGATCTGGGCCGCTCGCGCCTGCTGATGCGCGAGGCGCGTAAGGGCGACATCGCAGATGGAATTCTCAAGGCCGTTGCGGATGGACAGGCGATACCGGTCGACCAACAGCCAAAGCCTGACCTCAGCCGGGAAAAGTTACAGGTAAATCCGGCAATTGCTGATTTGCTGCGCGTTTTGCTGAAGGGGGCGTCGGATCGCGAGGGCGTTGCCTCCAAGCTGATTGCGACCGCTTCTGATCTGGATGCGATCGCCGCCGGGCAGCGCGGAGTTGCCGCCCTCTCTGGCTGGCGTCACGATGTTTTCGGGGCTGAGGCACTGCGCCTGTGCAAGGGCGAGATCGCCCTGCGCGTGAAGGGTGCGACCATAGAGACTGTCGAAGTCTGA
- a CDS encoding SufE family protein, translating to MAQPAFEDIVEDFEFLDDWEDRYRHVIEAGKAMDPLDDALKVPSTRVEGCASQVWLHPKVGSGTFRFDGDSDALIVRGLIAVLRALYNDLPVVEVPRVDAGGELARLGLNDHLSAQRSNGLRAMIERIRVVAADAAQDDGRQ from the coding sequence ATGGCCCAACCGGCATTCGAGGACATCGTCGAAGATTTCGAATTTCTGGACGACTGGGAAGACCGCTATCGTCACGTGATCGAGGCTGGCAAGGCGATGGACCCGCTGGACGACGCGCTAAAAGTGCCTTCGACACGCGTCGAGGGATGCGCCAGTCAGGTCTGGCTGCATCCGAAGGTGGGGAGCGGCACGTTTCGATTCGACGGCGATAGCGACGCGCTAATTGTGCGGGGCCTGATCGCGGTGCTGCGCGCGCTTTATAACGACCTGCCAGTGGTCGAAGTGCCTCGCGTTGATGCCGGAGGTGAGCTGGCTCGCCTTGGTCTCAACGATCATCTGTCAGCGCAGCGGTCTAACGGGCTGCGCGCGATGATTGAGCGGATCCGTGTGGTCGCCGCTGACGCAGCGCAGGATGACGGGCGGCAGTAA
- the purL gene encoding phosphoribosylformylglycinamidine synthase subunit PurL, translated as MNEPAITPDLIAAHGLKPDEYERILEIIGREPTFTELGIFSAMWNEHCSYKSSKKWLRTLPTEGPQVICGPGENAGIVDIGDGQCVVFKMESHNHPSYIEPYQGAATGVGGILRDVFTMGARPVAAMNSLSFGAPDHHKTRQLVHGVVEGIGGYGNAFGVPTVGGELRFDPAYNGNCLVNAFAAGLADTDKIFYSAASGVGRPVVYLGAKTGRDGVGGATMASAEFDDTIEDKRPTVQVGDPFTEKRLMEATLELMATGAVISIQDMGAAGLTCSAVEMGDKGGLGVRLNLEAVPQRETNMTAYEMMLSESQERMLMVLEPSLEAEARAVFEKWDLDFAIVGETIAEDRFLIMHHNSVKADLPLAALSGTAPEYDRPWVETPAPEALDPASVPQIDPIDALRALIGSVNYCSREWVYEQYDTMVMADTVRGPGLGGGLIRVHGTDKLLAFTSDVTPRYVHANPEMGGKQAVAEAYRNLTAMGAKPLASTDNLNFGNPEKPEIMGQLVFAIKGIAEAVAALDMPIVSGNVSLYNETDGAAILPTPTIGAVGLIAHEDDAIIGCAREGHALLLIGETRGHLGQSALLAEVFSRIEGDAPPVDLAEEKRNGEFIRANHALIRACTDLSDGGLALAAFEMAETAGVGVHLDSADTATLFGEDQGRYLVACNFDQAEALMIEASRAGVTISSVGKFTGDQVRMGGAQASLQSLSHLFRTTFAERFAG; from the coding sequence TTGAACGAGCCTGCCATCACCCCCGATCTGATCGCCGCTCATGGGCTCAAGCCGGACGAGTATGAGCGTATCCTTGAAATTATCGGGCGCGAGCCGACCTTTACCGAGCTGGGCATCTTTTCCGCCATGTGGAACGAGCATTGCAGCTACAAGTCTTCCAAGAAATGGCTGCGCACCCTGCCAACGGAGGGACCGCAGGTCATTTGCGGTCCCGGCGAGAATGCCGGCATCGTCGATATTGGCGACGGCCAATGCGTGGTGTTCAAGATGGAGAGCCACAACCACCCCTCCTATATTGAGCCTTACCAAGGCGCGGCAACGGGCGTGGGCGGCATCCTGCGCGATGTCTTCACCATGGGCGCGCGCCCAGTCGCTGCGATGAATTCGCTCAGCTTCGGCGCGCCCGATCATCATAAAACGCGCCAGCTAGTGCATGGCGTCGTCGAGGGGATCGGCGGTTATGGCAACGCGTTCGGCGTGCCGACTGTGGGTGGGGAGCTGCGCTTTGATCCCGCATATAACGGCAATTGCCTGGTCAACGCCTTCGCGGCCGGCCTCGCCGATACCGACAAGATATTCTACTCCGCCGCCTCGGGCGTAGGCCGCCCTGTAGTCTACCTCGGCGCAAAGACAGGCCGCGATGGCGTCGGCGGCGCAACCATGGCCAGCGCGGAGTTCGACGACACGATTGAGGACAAGCGCCCGACCGTGCAAGTTGGTGATCCCTTCACCGAAAAGCGCCTGATGGAGGCCACGCTGGAGCTGATGGCGACGGGCGCGGTTATCTCGATCCAAGATATGGGCGCGGCGGGCCTCACCTGCTCGGCCGTGGAAATGGGCGACAAGGGCGGGCTTGGTGTCAGGCTTAACCTGGAGGCCGTGCCGCAGCGCGAAACCAACATGACCGCCTACGAGATGATGCTGTCAGAGAGCCAAGAGCGCATGCTGATGGTGCTAGAGCCGTCGCTTGAGGCCGAAGCGCGCGCCGTTTTCGAAAAATGGGATCTCGACTTCGCGATTGTAGGCGAGACGATTGCCGAGGACCGCTTCCTGATCATGCACCACAATTCGGTCAAAGCGGATCTGCCGCTGGCCGCACTGTCGGGGACCGCGCCCGAATACGACCGCCCGTGGGTAGAAACGCCCGCGCCTGAGGCGCTGGATCCCGCATCGGTGCCGCAAATCGATCCTATCGACGCGTTGCGCGCGCTGATCGGGTCCGTCAACTATTGCAGCCGCGAATGGGTGTATGAGCAGTATGACACAATGGTCATGGCCGACACCGTCCGCGGCCCCGGCCTTGGCGGTGGCCTGATCCGGGTGCACGGCACCGACAAACTGCTCGCCTTCACCTCGGACGTGACCCCGCGCTACGTACATGCGAATCCCGAAATGGGTGGCAAGCAAGCGGTGGCCGAAGCATATCGCAATCTGACAGCTATGGGCGCCAAGCCATTGGCAAGCACGGATAACCTGAATTTCGGAAACCCCGAAAAGCCTGAAATAATGGGACAGCTTGTGTTCGCGATCAAGGGTATTGCCGAGGCTGTTGCAGCCCTTGATATGCCAATCGTATCGGGCAACGTGTCGCTTTATAACGAGACCGACGGCGCAGCGATCTTGCCCACGCCCACTATCGGCGCCGTCGGCCTGATTGCGCACGAAGACGACGCGATCATCGGCTGCGCGCGCGAGGGCCACGCCCTACTGCTTATTGGCGAGACGCGCGGCCACTTGGGTCAGTCGGCGCTGCTCGCCGAAGTGTTCAGCCGTATTGAGGGCGATGCGCCCCCCGTCGATCTGGCTGAGGAAAAGCGCAATGGCGAGTTCATCCGCGCCAATCACGCGCTGATACGCGCCTGCACCGATTTGAGTGATGGTGGCCTCGCGCTGGCCGCATTTGAAATGGCCGAGACGGCGGGCGTCGGTGTGCATCTGGACAGCGCCGACACCGCTACGCTCTTTGGCGAGGATCAGGGCCGCTATCTGGTGGCCTGTAACTTTGATCAGGCCGAAGCGCTAATGATTGAAGCGTCCCGCGCAGGCGTGACGATTTCCAGCGTGGGCAAATTCACCGGTGATCAGGTGCGAATGGGCGGTGCTCAGGCCTCGCTACAGAGCTTGAGCCATCTTTTCCGCACCACATTCGCCGAGCGTTTCGCGGGATAG
- a CDS encoding pyridoxal-phosphate dependent enzyme, translating to MQILDNPWRGSGLPNGALDDIPWPSVDADAPRALLALCPAAGASPLVVAGGFNPTVWVKDERGRMNLGSFKALGAAYVIAHEARQAGGEDVRPALMGRTYVTASAGNHGLSVAAGAAVFGAKAVIYLADPVPEGFADRLGARGAEVVRAGAHYEASMEAAQTAARENGWTLLSDSSWPGYTELPHRLMEGYLAMAAEAAEQVPDVPTHIILQAGVGGLAGACAALFREIWGDAPQIIVVEPEAAPALYASIKAGEFVSTNGPVSNMGRLDCKEPSLIALKGLARDADAFALLSDAEASAPLNELEAIDLATSESGGAGLAMLWHLDLTAEDRVLCILSEGPAE from the coding sequence ATGCAGATTTTGGATAACCCGTGGCGGGGCAGTGGCCTGCCGAATGGCGCACTGGATGATATCCCGTGGCCCAGCGTGGATGCGGATGCGCCGCGCGCGTTGCTTGCTCTGTGCCCGGCAGCTGGGGCGTCGCCGCTGGTCGTGGCCGGCGGATTTAACCCGACAGTCTGGGTTAAGGACGAGCGCGGGCGCATGAATTTGGGTAGTTTCAAGGCGTTAGGGGCGGCTTATGTTATTGCGCATGAGGCGCGCCAAGCGGGCGGCGAGGATGTAAGGCCCGCCCTGATGGGGCGCACCTATGTGACCGCCAGCGCGGGTAATCATGGGCTGTCGGTGGCGGCGGGCGCGGCCGTTTTTGGCGCAAAAGCGGTGATTTATCTGGCGGACCCGGTGCCCGAGGGTTTTGCGGACCGCTTGGGCGCGCGCGGCGCCGAGGTGGTGCGCGCAGGCGCGCATTACGAGGCCAGCATGGAGGCGGCGCAGACCGCAGCGAGGGAAAATGGCTGGACGCTGCTGTCGGACAGCTCTTGGCCCGGTTACACCGAACTGCCGCACCGGTTGATGGAGGGCTATCTGGCCATGGCTGCCGAGGCGGCAGAGCAAGTCCCGGATGTGCCGACTCATATTATATTGCAAGCCGGGGTTGGCGGGTTGGCAGGCGCGTGCGCCGCACTTTTCCGCGAGATTTGGGGGGATGCGCCACAGATCATCGTGGTGGAGCCTGAGGCAGCGCCCGCGCTTTATGCCTCCATCAAGGCAGGCGAGTTTGTATCAACGAACGGGCCAGTGTCGAACATGGGCCGCCTTGATTGCAAGGAGCCATCCTTGATCGCGCTAAAGGGGCTGGCGCGCGATGCGGATGCGTTTGCGCTGCTGTCGGATGCCGAGGCGTCGGCGCCGCTAAATGAGTTGGAGGCGATCGACCTCGCCACCTCCGAATCGGGGGGCGCGGGGCTGGCGATGTTGTGGCATCTGGACCTGACAGCCGAGGATCGCGTGCTGTGCATCCTCAGCGAGGGCCCGGCGGAGTGA
- a CDS encoding M24 family metallopeptidase yields the protein MKRGFALTEYRTRLAAAQAHMDAAGLGALLLTTEPEIRYFTGFLTRFWESPSRPWFLAVPVSGMPIAVIPSIGASLMAQTWVRDIRVWPAPDPEDDGITLLAATLREVGGPVGVPSGPESYLRMPLAAFAAVKTASELEFTHDHAIVAALRAIKSEAEIAKIAHACAIGGRAFDRVPEIAREGALLSSIFRDFQRLLLDEGADLVAYIAGGAGPDGYGDVISPAGDMPLARGDVLMLDTGAVWDGYFCDFDRNYAVGAASGNAALAHAQLAEAVQAGLEAAVPGARACDVYTAMAAVTGAGAGSGRLGHGLGMQLTEGLSLIPQDRTELRPGMVITLEPGVTTGPGTIMVAEEDIVIRDGGAQWLTRFAGPELPVI from the coding sequence GTGAAGCGGGGCTTCGCTCTGACTGAGTATCGCACGCGGTTGGCCGCCGCTCAGGCGCACATGGACGCCGCCGGGTTGGGCGCGCTGCTGCTGACGACCGAGCCGGAGATTAGGTATTTCACCGGCTTTCTGACGCGCTTTTGGGAGAGCCCCAGCAGGCCGTGGTTCTTGGCGGTGCCAGTATCGGGCATGCCTATCGCGGTGATTCCCAGCATCGGTGCCAGCTTAATGGCGCAAACTTGGGTGCGCGATATTCGCGTCTGGCCCGCGCCCGACCCTGAGGATGACGGTATCACCCTTTTGGCCGCTACGCTGCGCGAGGTAGGCGGGCCTGTCGGCGTGCCGTCCGGGCCAGAGAGTTATCTGCGGATGCCGCTTGCGGCCTTTGCTGCGGTCAAAACGGCAAGCGAGCTGGAGTTTACTCACGACCACGCAATAGTTGCCGCCCTTCGCGCGATCAAATCCGAGGCGGAAATCGCCAAGATTGCCCATGCCTGCGCTATCGGAGGCCGCGCGTTTGACCGGGTGCCTGAGATCGCCCGTGAGGGTGCATTGCTATCGTCGATATTCCGCGACTTCCAGCGTCTACTATTGGATGAGGGCGCGGATCTGGTTGCCTACATCGCGGGCGGTGCGGGGCCGGACGGGTATGGTGATGTCATCTCGCCCGCCGGTGATATGCCTCTGGCGCGGGGCGACGTTCTGATGCTGGACACTGGTGCTGTCTGGGACGGATATTTCTGCGATTTTGACCGCAATTATGCCGTTGGTGCGGCATCCGGCAACGCGGCGCTAGCCCACGCGCAACTGGCCGAGGCGGTTCAGGCGGGGCTAGAGGCGGCAGTACCCGGCGCGCGTGCTTGCGACGTTTACACCGCCATGGCGGCGGTGACAGGCGCAGGCGCGGGATCTGGGCGGCTGGGCCACGGTCTGGGGATGCAACTAACCGAAGGTTTGTCGCTGATTCCGCAGGACCGAACAGAACTGCGCCCCGGCATGGTCATCACGCTGGAGCCGGGGGTGACGACCGGACCGGGCACCATCATGGTCGCGGAGGAGGATATCGTGATACGCGATGGCGGCGCGCAGTGGCTGACGCGGTTTGCGGGGCCAGAGCTACCCGTGATTTAA